The genomic region GGTAGGTTCTTCCAGTAGCGCAACGGCATTTCGGCGCGCATGGCGCCGGGGCGCAGGCGGCCGGGGTTGAAGGTGCTGGCGTAGTACGTTTTCCAGAGCGCTTCCAGTTCGTCCTCGCCCGGGGCGGCGGAGCGCGGCACGCCGGGGGAGAACGACAGCGTCTCGCCGTCCCAGTGCGCGCACACGCCGGGCGTAAGGATGGACCACGCCATCGACGCGAACCGCTCCGCGAAGAACGGCGCGGCGTGCTCCACCACATCGTGCTCGGGCTCGAACCAGGCCACGTAGCGCGTCTCACCCTCGTGCTCTACCGCGCGGAAGCGGACGAATGCCTTCATCTTGTGCTCCGCGCGCCGCACCGCCTTTTCCATCCGCAGCAGCCGGTGCACGTCAGGGTCGGGCGCTACCTCCATCAGCCCGCGCTCCCCGTGCATGAGCCGCCACACGACGCGGTACATCAATCCCCACCGCTCCGCGTCGCGATGGCACGCCACCCACTGCGCCGCCTCCACGAATCGCCGCGGCACGCGCATCACGTCCTGCGTGGCCGGTAACGCCGCATCCGGCGACGGTCCATCGGCCAGCCCGAGCAGCGGCTGCTGGTCATCCCCCGCCTGCCAGACGACGGATCGCGGCTCCACGCCTTCCACCAGCAGCGCACGAGCCGCGACCCGCCAACCCTCGAACGTCGGCGCGAAAACGATGGTCCTCACGCGACTCGTCCCGCCGTGTCAGGCCGGACATTCACTTCCGCACTCCCCGACTTTCGCACTTTCGCACTTCCCCTCACAGTTCCCCGTGCGTCGCGGCCACAGCCGACTCGAACAGGTCCACCTGCGCGGCCTTCGGGGCGATGCG from Longimicrobium sp. harbors:
- a CDS encoding TIGR03915 family putative DNA repair protein — its product is MRTIVFAPTFEGWRVAARALLVEGVEPRSVVWQAGDDQQPLLGLADGPSPDAALPATQDVMRVPRRFVEAAQWVACHRDAERWGLMYRVVWRLMHGERGLMEVAPDPDVHRLLRMEKAVRRAEHKMKAFVRFRAVEHEGETRYVAWFEPEHDVVEHAAPFFAERFASMAWSILTPGVCAHWDGETLSFSPGVPRSAAPGEDELEALWKTYYASTFNPGRLRPGAMRAEMPLRYWKNLPEAPLIAPLLHDAPARVRRMIEQRSEELKRPPRRQSPAVQAVAGPEVQPPSDD